Proteins co-encoded in one Stenotrophomonas maltophilia genomic window:
- a CDS encoding S24 family peptidase, which translates to MQPTLAAGYSKDNSQKLVGLNSLSLFNGRMRPIDEVRHDNLVALIAEHGGQRSFADAAGIKNPAQVSQWVNRSRNATTGKPRVMAGATARAIEAALGLQAGWMDTAHGDTDKSVSQVAATETPAGYVRFDLFEGGAGMGVGIVNQDYPEVVKTIEVAEWEVRRKLGYLPQPGRIQIITGRGPSMRPKLEDGDIVWIDTSCDYFDGDDYYLINIGGETQIKMLQKRGDGLYVVSVNTDFPAYRPDPGDVSILGKALIHAGLRKF; encoded by the coding sequence ATGCAGCCAACATTAGCCGCAGGCTATTCAAAAGACAATAGCCAAAAGCTCGTTGGATTGAATAGCCTTTCGCTATTCAATGGCCGGATGCGCCCAATAGACGAAGTCCGCCACGACAACTTGGTTGCCTTGATCGCCGAACACGGCGGCCAGAGGTCCTTCGCCGATGCGGCCGGCATCAAGAATCCGGCCCAGGTGAGCCAATGGGTCAATCGAAGCCGAAACGCCACAACGGGCAAGCCGCGCGTAATGGCCGGCGCGACCGCCAGAGCTATCGAGGCTGCGCTTGGTCTACAAGCCGGATGGATGGACACCGCGCACGGCGACACGGACAAGTCGGTCTCACAAGTCGCGGCGACTGAGACGCCAGCGGGCTATGTTCGCTTCGATTTGTTTGAAGGGGGCGCAGGAATGGGTGTAGGGATCGTCAACCAGGACTACCCCGAGGTAGTGAAGACCATCGAGGTAGCAGAGTGGGAGGTGCGCCGGAAACTCGGCTACCTGCCCCAGCCTGGCAGGATCCAGATCATCACCGGCCGCGGCCCGTCCATGCGGCCCAAGCTGGAGGACGGCGACATTGTCTGGATCGACACCAGTTGCGACTACTTCGACGGCGACGACTACTACCTCATCAACATCGGTGGAGAGACGCAGATCAAGATGCTGCAGAAGCGAGGTGACGGTCTCTACGTGGTGAGCGTCAACACCGACTTCCCGGCCTACCGGCCAGATCCCGGCGACGTGAGTATCTTGGGGAAGGCACTGATCCACGCAGGCCTACGAAAATTCTAA
- a CDS encoding phage regulatory CII family protein: MDAAAFLADRRGKSMHPETLRAKLRGLEGESVTLEIAELLTEWMQEKAGGNDYALDWMQALAGQFGMAVATVPPPPEGGWSDEIGAIQTKLLEITTRVGRLSGTAVDAMADRQIDSDEARLMVEEANSLITMAHRLIRNVSRAAAKGRARR; encoded by the coding sequence GTGGACGCAGCCGCCTTTCTGGCCGACCGCCGCGGCAAGTCCATGCACCCGGAAACGCTGCGCGCCAAGCTGCGCGGGCTGGAGGGTGAATCGGTGACGCTGGAAATCGCCGAACTACTGACCGAATGGATGCAGGAGAAGGCCGGCGGCAATGACTACGCCCTGGACTGGATGCAGGCGCTGGCCGGGCAGTTTGGCATGGCCGTCGCCACGGTCCCGCCGCCGCCGGAGGGCGGTTGGTCCGACGAGATTGGCGCCATCCAGACGAAGCTGCTGGAGATCACCACGCGGGTAGGGCGCCTGTCGGGCACTGCGGTGGATGCGATGGCTGATCGCCAGATCGACAGCGACGAAGCGCGCCTGATGGTGGAAGAGGCCAACTCGCTGATCACGATGGCACACCGCCTCATCCGCAACGTGTCGCGCGCTGCAGCGAAGGGGAGGGCGCGCCGATGA
- a CDS encoding winged helix-turn-helix domain-containing protein: protein MNHPARSTDPQSSHIAAAALAESGALRVQHAKTEAAVIRHPGQSSLHLSTLTGLDRHMLGRRLPELAREGRIWRGPTAPCATTGKPACTWWPVAPGENLTLGL, encoded by the coding sequence ATGAACCATCCGGCCCGCTCCACTGATCCGCAGTCCAGTCACATCGCCGCCGCCGCGCTCGCTGAAAGCGGCGCGCTTCGTGTCCAGCACGCCAAGACCGAAGCTGCGGTGATCCGTCATCCTGGCCAGAGCAGCCTGCACCTGTCGACGCTGACTGGTCTTGACCGCCACATGTTGGGGCGCCGCCTGCCTGAGCTGGCGCGCGAAGGGCGCATCTGGCGCGGTCCGACGGCGCCTTGCGCCACCACCGGCAAGCCCGCATGCACCTGGTGGCCGGTTGCGCCGGGCGAGAACCTGACGCTGGGGCTCTGA
- a CDS encoding helix-turn-helix domain-containing protein — translation MSTIIMSQCWPLQGLSVTQKAVLISLADQANDDGVCWPAVGTIAARCCMSARAVRTAMDHLEAVGLLTRDRRFNSSTVYKVTPANFDKAAAPSKAGRKAGKAGAAPGAGAAPHAGGAPATGGDAPHAGGDAPGAGLGVRPLPPNRHITLNEPSGEPSFPAGLPAAPLAVDSETDLQAACRATWAAYASAYRTRHGVAPVRNAKVNSNVRQIVQRLGHTEAPLVAAWFLTVNERYVVQNMHDLGALLTKCEAYRTQWATGRQVTEEAARQTDKTQTNLGAADAAKALLAQRRAAHAG, via the coding sequence ATGTCGACCATCATCATGTCGCAGTGCTGGCCGCTGCAGGGCCTGAGCGTCACGCAGAAGGCTGTGCTGATCTCGTTGGCTGATCAGGCGAACGACGACGGCGTGTGCTGGCCGGCGGTGGGCACCATCGCCGCGCGCTGCTGTATGTCTGCGCGCGCTGTGCGTACGGCAATGGATCATCTGGAGGCCGTCGGCCTGCTGACCCGTGACCGCCGCTTCAACAGCAGCACGGTCTACAAGGTCACTCCGGCCAACTTCGACAAGGCCGCCGCGCCGTCGAAGGCTGGCCGTAAGGCTGGAAAGGCAGGTGCTGCACCGGGCGCAGGGGCTGCGCCCCATGCAGGGGGTGCGCCCGCTACAGGAGGGGATGCGCCCCATGCAGGAGGGGATGCACCGGGCGCAGGTCTAGGGGTGCGCCCCCTGCCGCCTAACCGTCATATAACCCTCAATGAACCGTCAGGAGAACCGTCATTTCCGGCGGGCCTTCCGGCCGCGCCGCTGGCGGTGGATTCCGAGACCGACCTGCAGGCCGCGTGCCGCGCTACCTGGGCGGCCTACGCCAGCGCTTACCGCACCCGCCACGGTGTGGCGCCGGTCCGCAATGCAAAGGTGAACAGCAACGTTCGCCAAATCGTGCAGAGGCTCGGCCACACCGAGGCGCCGCTGGTCGCCGCGTGGTTCCTGACCGTCAACGAGCGCTATGTGGTGCAGAACATGCACGACCTGGGCGCGCTGCTGACGAAGTGCGAGGCATACCGCACGCAGTGGGCCACCGGTCGGCAGGTGACCGAGGAAGCCGCCCGACAGACGGACAAGACGCAGACGAACCTTGGCGCGGCCGACGCAGCCAAGGCACTACTGGCACAGCGGAGGGCGGCGCATGCTGGGTGA
- a CDS encoding Ref family recombination enhancement nuclease: MWSNAPPPTEAEAARIELAKTGPCMACLVRYAQGLLAKKHVIYGCEYNHAKSGNIRRGHFFGYALCQWHHQRYRTEHMTQKQMVARWGPPLHWSKRFHEAFGSDDDLIAQQTYINELRAAA, encoded by the coding sequence ATGTGGTCGAACGCACCGCCGCCGACCGAGGCGGAGGCAGCACGCATCGAACTGGCGAAGACCGGGCCGTGCATGGCATGCCTCGTTCGCTACGCGCAGGGCTTGCTGGCGAAGAAGCACGTGATCTACGGCTGCGAATACAACCACGCCAAGTCGGGAAACATCCGGCGCGGCCATTTCTTCGGCTACGCGTTGTGCCAGTGGCATCACCAGCGCTACCGAACGGAACACATGACGCAGAAGCAAATGGTGGCCCGCTGGGGTCCACCGCTGCACTGGTCCAAGAGATTCCACGAGGCGTTCGGATCCGACGACGACCTGATCGCACAGCAGACCTACATCAACGAACTGAGGGCGGCAGCATGA
- a CDS encoding lysozyme, whose product MKAKIIGSSAAAVIALAAAALVKPWEGYSPTPYIDMVGVATHCYGDTSSPEKAIYTEQECAEKLNSRLGSYMTGISQCIKVPLREREWAAVLSWTYNVGVGAACRSTLVGRINAGQPAASWCPELDRWVYAGGKRVQGLVNRRAAERRMCEGRP is encoded by the coding sequence ATGAAGGCCAAGATCATCGGAAGCAGCGCCGCCGCCGTCATTGCTTTGGCTGCGGCCGCGCTGGTCAAGCCGTGGGAAGGCTACTCGCCCACGCCCTACATCGACATGGTGGGCGTCGCCACTCACTGCTACGGCGACACCAGCAGCCCCGAGAAGGCGATCTACACCGAGCAGGAGTGTGCAGAGAAGCTCAACAGCCGCCTAGGCAGCTACATGACCGGCATCAGCCAGTGCATCAAGGTGCCGCTACGCGAACGCGAGTGGGCTGCGGTTCTGAGCTGGACCTACAACGTGGGCGTCGGCGCCGCCTGCCGCTCGACGCTGGTGGGGCGTATCAACGCTGGCCAGCCTGCCGCGAGCTGGTGCCCGGAGCTGGACCGATGGGTCTATGCCGGCGGCAAGCGCGTGCAGGGGCTGGTGAACCGGCGGGCCGCTGAGCGCCGCATGTGCGAGGGCCGGCCGTGA
- a CDS encoding lysis system i-spanin subunit Rz has translation MNRTAIAVAAFVLWSGAMICVGWAWRSDRAEGREAIQRAAGAEAAAAQVNQTRATEHAKAETLATIGAKHEEDRTAAATVPAAVVADLRAGRLQLRDDLATCSTSLLSQAVAGAVERDAHAELRAEVAGAAVQIGRDADDHVRASQAVIVADRQPVTQ, from the coding sequence GTGAACCGCACCGCCATCGCAGTCGCCGCCTTCGTCCTGTGGTCCGGCGCAATGATCTGCGTTGGCTGGGCCTGGCGCAGTGATCGGGCAGAGGGCAGGGAGGCCATCCAGCGCGCCGCCGGCGCCGAGGCAGCCGCCGCCCAGGTGAACCAGACCCGTGCCACCGAGCACGCCAAGGCCGAGACACTGGCCACCATCGGAGCGAAGCATGAAGAAGACCGCACTGCGGCCGCGACCGTCCCTGCTGCTGTTGTGGCTGACCTGCGCGCTGGTCGTCTCCAGCTGCGCGACGACCTCGCCACCTGCAGCACCAGCCTCCTGTCCCAAGCCGTCGCCGGCGCCGTCGAACGTGATGCGCACGCCGAACTACGAGCAGAGGTTGCGGGAGCTGCTGTTCAAATCGGCCGCGACGCCGACGACCACGTACGCGCCAGCCAAGCAGTGATCGTGGCTGACCGGCAACCGGTGACGCAATGA
- a CDS encoding DUF1064 domain-containing protein, whose translation MNRRVLALGRLKTGEMNKTEAAYAEHLRALQAVGKVQWHRFEGMKLRLADNTFYTPDFAVMAADGVMECHEVKGHWQDDARAKIKIAAAMYPFRFIAVKAKPKRDGGGWAVEEF comes from the coding sequence ATGAACCGCCGAGTGCTCGCGCTGGGTCGGCTGAAGACCGGCGAGATGAACAAGACCGAGGCTGCATATGCCGAGCACCTACGCGCGCTGCAGGCCGTGGGCAAGGTCCAATGGCACCGGTTCGAGGGCATGAAGCTGCGCCTGGCGGACAACACGTTCTACACCCCGGACTTTGCAGTCATGGCTGCCGACGGCGTCATGGAGTGCCACGAGGTGAAAGGGCACTGGCAGGACGATGCCAGGGCCAAGATCAAGATTGCCGCGGCCATGTACCCATTCCGCTTCATCGCGGTTAAGGCCAAGCCGAAACGGGATGGCGGCGGCTGGGCAGTGGAGGAGTTCTGA
- a CDS encoding HNH endonuclease signature motif containing protein has product MPTRPPQHRAAGWRPYKETTAQVRKRQARRALPTNCSLWRRLRSVVLTREPLCRCCAGQGRVRPATEVDHIDGDDSNNADSNLQPLCRPCHSAKTARENGGFGRDARPQSGAGRAASYPPKAERRGRGEGQS; this is encoded by the coding sequence ATGCCAACCCGGCCACCCCAGCACCGTGCGGCCGGCTGGCGCCCCTACAAGGAGACCACCGCTCAGGTCCGTAAGAGGCAGGCACGCCGCGCCCTGCCCACCAACTGCTCGCTGTGGCGCCGGCTCCGCTCGGTGGTGCTCACCCGTGAGCCGCTGTGCAGATGCTGCGCTGGGCAGGGCAGGGTGCGGCCAGCCACCGAGGTCGACCACATCGATGGGGACGACAGCAACAACGCCGACAGCAACCTGCAGCCGCTGTGCCGGCCGTGCCATAGCGCCAAGACGGCGCGGGAGAACGGCGGGTTCGGCAGGGATGCCCGCCCGCAGAGCGGAGCTGGACGAGCGGCGAGTTATCCACCGAAAGCTGAACGGAGAGGGAGGGGGGAGGGGCAAAGTTGA
- a CDS encoding terminase large subunit, with amino-acid sequence MTPSESAKAYAKGVTSGKIPAGEFIRLACQRFLDDLKRKGADWPYKYDAEKADRAVRFMEKMPHTKGKWAAQKRLLVLEPWQHFIECNLFGWVHKKTGHRRFRRAYEEIPRKNGKSLRLAARGLYLFCADGEAGAEVYSGATSEKQAYEVFRPAWQMVQKLPALRARFGIEQAGNPKNPGPLFVMEDMSKFETMIGKPGDGSSPHAALVDEYHEHDDDHMVDAMETGMGAREQPLLSIITTAGTNLSGPCFEMRGDAIRILRGEVTDETVFAAIYCIDEGDRWDDPASLRKANPNYGVSVFEQFLLDQLAKAKRSASKQSAFRTKHLNDWVGAKLAWMNMLAWQRQKRRFEVSDFAGCPCWVGVDLASKLDVAAVVLLFEKGDSYYVIPRFYVPESAVEENEKYQQFLLDELIVSTPGNMTDYAFIEEELKELAAQGVDLRDIAFDPAQAAYLMTRLEQEGLPTVEMAQSVRNLSEPMKEVEALILSRRLWHDGNAAMTWMMGNVVARVDAKEHVYPRKEKMESKIDGAVALIMAMGRAMQARDTGTTQQGFVVID; translated from the coding sequence ATGACGCCGAGCGAATCAGCCAAGGCATACGCCAAGGGCGTCACGTCAGGAAAGATCCCGGCCGGCGAGTTCATCCGTCTGGCGTGCCAGCGGTTCCTGGATGACCTGAAGCGCAAGGGGGCCGACTGGCCCTACAAGTACGACGCCGAGAAGGCGGACCGCGCGGTGCGGTTCATGGAGAAGATGCCGCACACGAAAGGAAAGTGGGCGGCGCAGAAGCGCCTGCTGGTGCTGGAGCCCTGGCAGCACTTCATCGAGTGCAATCTGTTCGGCTGGGTCCACAAGAAGACCGGGCACCGGCGCTTCCGCCGCGCATACGAGGAGATCCCGCGCAAGAACGGCAAGTCGTTGCGACTGGCTGCCCGTGGCCTGTACCTGTTCTGCGCTGACGGCGAGGCGGGCGCGGAGGTCTATTCGGGCGCAACCAGCGAGAAACAGGCATACGAGGTGTTCCGCCCGGCCTGGCAGATGGTCCAGAAACTGCCGGCGCTGCGCGCCCGCTTCGGTATCGAACAGGCGGGCAACCCGAAGAACCCGGGGCCGCTGTTCGTCATGGAGGACATGTCCAAGTTCGAGACCATGATCGGCAAGCCCGGTGACGGTTCAAGCCCGCACGCGGCGCTGGTGGACGAGTACCACGAACATGACGATGACCACATGGTCGACGCCATGGAAACCGGCATGGGCGCGCGCGAGCAACCCCTGCTGTCGATCATCACCACGGCAGGCACGAACCTGTCGGGCCCATGCTTCGAGATGCGGGGCGATGCCATCCGCATCCTGCGCGGTGAGGTGACCGACGAGACGGTTTTCGCGGCGATTTACTGCATAGACGAGGGCGACCGCTGGGATGATCCCGCGAGCCTGCGCAAGGCCAACCCGAACTACGGCGTTTCCGTGTTCGAGCAGTTCCTGCTCGACCAGCTCGCCAAGGCAAAGCGGTCGGCCAGCAAGCAAAGCGCGTTCCGTACCAAGCACCTGAACGACTGGGTCGGCGCCAAGCTGGCATGGATGAACATGCTGGCCTGGCAGCGGCAGAAACGACGGTTTGAGGTGTCGGACTTTGCGGGCTGTCCGTGCTGGGTGGGCGTCGATCTGGCATCCAAGCTGGACGTGGCTGCCGTGGTGCTGCTGTTCGAGAAGGGCGATAGCTACTACGTCATTCCCCGGTTCTACGTGCCGGAGTCGGCCGTGGAGGAAAACGAGAAGTACCAGCAGTTCCTGCTGGACGAGCTGATCGTGTCCACGCCCGGGAACATGACGGACTACGCGTTCATCGAAGAGGAGCTGAAAGAGCTTGCGGCACAGGGCGTCGACCTGCGGGACATTGCCTTTGACCCGGCCCAAGCGGCGTACCTGATGACGCGCCTTGAACAGGAAGGGCTGCCGACCGTGGAGATGGCGCAGTCCGTGCGCAATCTCTCCGAGCCCATGAAAGAAGTGGAGGCGCTCATCCTGTCGCGGCGCCTGTGGCACGACGGCAACGCGGCCATGACCTGGATGATGGGCAACGTAGTGGCGCGCGTGGATGCCAAGGAACACGTCTATCCCCGCAAGGAAAAGATGGAAAGCAAGATCGACGGCGCGGTGGCGCTAATCATGGCCATGGGCCGCGCCATGCAGGCGCGGGACACCGGCACAACCCAACAAGGCTTCGTGGTGATCGACTGA
- a CDS encoding phage portal protein: MFGLFEKNRRADARDRIEPTISSLVDGEVIQSSDMRMFEVFGNPMTASGAVVSPESAMRVSAVFAAVSLLAGAIAQLPLPVFERVDGHRKRAEHDHWWLLNEQFSSGWSSATGWEFIVGQMLLRGDGVVYVTRNRAGVATGLIPWPRDRVMILKQEKTSPREPTRLQYTFHDADGYFTVDQDDVLHFPGFGFNGVHGMSVIQWGARNGIGIAIQGDEHAGKFFSEGGKPEVAIRTPNKMTKEQQDDFRDAWVKKYGGVQGNRRIPLVLTEGLEVHELTMSAVDQQLLESRQWQVIDVARAFGVPPHMIGETTKSTSWGSGIESMGIGFVKYTLGPHLKRIKDELNRKLFRTPRYFVEHNVDMFMAGDSKTQAEYFSKALGGPGTQGWMVVNEVRRLKNLPPIEGGDKLYQQNDPAPPAKPDSDDPERNPEDANS, encoded by the coding sequence ATGTTCGGACTATTCGAGAAGAACCGGCGGGCCGATGCCCGCGACCGTATCGAGCCGACGATCAGCAGCCTGGTCGACGGCGAGGTGATCCAGTCCTCCGACATGCGCATGTTCGAGGTGTTCGGGAACCCGATGACGGCCTCCGGAGCCGTGGTCAGCCCGGAATCGGCGATGCGGGTTTCGGCGGTGTTCGCTGCCGTTTCGCTGCTGGCCGGCGCGATCGCCCAGCTGCCGTTGCCTGTGTTCGAGCGGGTGGACGGCCATCGCAAGCGGGCGGAGCATGACCACTGGTGGCTGCTGAACGAGCAGTTCTCCTCCGGCTGGTCGAGCGCCACCGGCTGGGAGTTCATCGTCGGCCAGATGCTGCTGCGCGGTGATGGTGTGGTGTACGTGACGCGCAACCGTGCCGGGGTGGCGACCGGGTTGATCCCCTGGCCACGCGACAGGGTGATGATCCTCAAGCAGGAGAAAACCAGCCCACGGGAGCCGACACGCCTGCAGTACACGTTCCACGATGCGGACGGGTACTTCACCGTTGACCAGGACGACGTGCTCCATTTCCCCGGCTTCGGTTTCAACGGCGTGCACGGCATGTCGGTGATCCAGTGGGGCGCGCGGAACGGCATCGGCATCGCCATCCAAGGTGACGAGCACGCCGGCAAGTTCTTCAGCGAGGGCGGCAAGCCCGAAGTGGCCATCCGAACGCCCAACAAGATGACCAAGGAGCAGCAAGACGATTTCCGCGATGCGTGGGTCAAGAAGTACGGCGGGGTGCAGGGTAACCGTCGCATTCCGCTGGTTCTGACCGAGGGGCTGGAGGTTCACGAACTGACCATGTCAGCGGTCGACCAGCAGCTGCTGGAGTCGCGTCAGTGGCAGGTGATCGACGTAGCCCGCGCCTTCGGTGTGCCGCCCCACATGATCGGTGAAACCACCAAGTCGACCAGCTGGGGCAGTGGCATCGAGAGCATGGGCATCGGCTTCGTGAAGTACACGCTGGGCCCGCACCTGAAGCGGATCAAGGACGAGTTGAACCGCAAGCTGTTCCGCACGCCGCGCTACTTCGTTGAGCACAACGTCGACATGTTCATGGCCGGCGACTCGAAGACGCAGGCCGAGTACTTCAGCAAGGCGTTGGGTGGCCCTGGCACCCAAGGCTGGATGGTCGTCAACGAAGTCCGCCGCCTCAAGAACCTGCCTCCCATCGAGGGCGGCGACAAGCTCTACCAACAGAATGACCCCGCGCCACCGGCGAAGCCGGACAGCGACGACCCTGAAAGGAACCCTGAAGATGCCAATTCCTAA
- a CDS encoding head maturation protease, ClpP-related, translating to MPIPKLLQLAKNNAGQSKPIRAETEGKEATIYLHGVIGGWWGDIDETMFAQAMAGIEADVIHLRIDSPGGDVFAARSMMTAIAQHKATVIAHIDGLAASAMTGVCMACDKVEISQGGAFMIHNAWTITVGNKADMTKTGELLAKIDAGLAGDYTRRTGKDQAQIVQWMDEETWFTADEAKEHGFADEVVEIVGKKKTSNTWDLSAYDNAPAALANRTPEADDGAAAAAHKANLSRRLALLERSAA from the coding sequence ATGCCAATTCCTAAGCTGCTGCAGCTGGCCAAGAACAACGCCGGCCAGTCCAAGCCCATCAGGGCGGAGACCGAAGGTAAGGAGGCAACCATCTACCTGCACGGCGTCATCGGCGGGTGGTGGGGCGACATTGACGAGACGATGTTTGCCCAGGCCATGGCCGGCATCGAGGCGGACGTGATTCATCTGCGCATCGACTCGCCCGGCGGCGACGTGTTTGCGGCCCGGTCCATGATGACCGCCATCGCCCAGCACAAGGCCACTGTCATCGCCCACATCGATGGCTTGGCTGCCTCGGCTATGACCGGGGTCTGCATGGCGTGCGACAAGGTCGAGATCAGCCAAGGTGGTGCGTTCATGATCCACAACGCATGGACCATCACGGTCGGCAACAAGGCCGACATGACCAAGACTGGTGAGCTGCTGGCCAAGATCGATGCCGGCCTGGCCGGCGACTACACCCGCCGTACTGGGAAGGATCAGGCGCAGATCGTCCAGTGGATGGACGAAGAGACGTGGTTCACGGCCGACGAAGCCAAGGAACACGGCTTCGCAGACGAGGTGGTGGAGATCGTGGGCAAGAAGAAGACGTCCAACACCTGGGACCTGTCCGCCTACGACAACGCGCCTGCCGCGCTGGCCAACCGAACTCCCGAAGCCGACGACGGCGCCGCCGCCGCCGCCCATAAGGCCAACCTGTCGCGCCGCCTGGCGCTGCTGGAACGCTCCGCTGCGTAA
- a CDS encoding phage major capsid protein encodes MPFNIQAERERRTALAKETRNLLDTSTGDGNKWTPENQAKYDNNIAEIERIDAAIERHQKVMDLTADEALREQGVREHDTANRGGRELSNEERLFDRWARGGDSALSAEDWKQVNAAMSGNPAVNPEQGGYTVPTTLAEQILDALKAFGGMRQVADVFSTAGGEPMQYPTSDGTSEEGELVAENQSANDQDVAFGTKGLQVYKYSSKVVTVPWELLQDSTADTAGFIEKRLQTRLGRVTNRHYSVGTGVGQPMGAFTAAAVGKIGAVSALPVITYDDLVDLEHSVDPAYRQLAKWMFHDDMLKLIRKVKDDQGRPIFVPGYEQGNPGGAPDRVLNRDIQINQHAPAPAAGATSIAFGDFSYYKIRDVMAVTLFRFNDSAYVKKGQVGFMAWMRSGGNLVDVGGAVKTFKHGAAA; translated from the coding sequence ATGCCCTTCAACATTCAGGCCGAGCGGGAGCGCCGCACCGCGCTGGCAAAGGAAACCCGCAACCTGCTGGACACCAGCACCGGTGACGGCAACAAGTGGACGCCGGAGAACCAGGCCAAGTACGACAACAACATCGCCGAGATCGAGCGCATTGACGCGGCGATCGAGCGTCATCAGAAGGTCATGGACCTGACGGCCGACGAGGCACTGCGCGAGCAGGGCGTGCGTGAACACGACACCGCCAACCGCGGCGGCCGGGAGCTGTCCAACGAGGAGCGCCTGTTCGACCGCTGGGCGCGTGGCGGTGACAGCGCCCTGAGCGCCGAGGACTGGAAGCAGGTCAACGCGGCCATGTCGGGCAATCCGGCCGTCAACCCGGAGCAGGGTGGCTACACCGTTCCGACCACGCTGGCCGAGCAGATCCTGGATGCCCTGAAGGCATTCGGCGGCATGCGCCAGGTGGCTGATGTGTTCAGCACTGCCGGCGGCGAGCCGATGCAGTACCCGACCAGCGATGGCACCTCCGAAGAGGGCGAACTGGTCGCTGAAAACCAGTCGGCGAACGACCAGGACGTGGCCTTCGGCACCAAGGGCCTGCAGGTGTACAAGTACAGCTCCAAGGTGGTGACCGTGCCGTGGGAGCTGCTGCAGGACAGCACGGCCGATACCGCCGGCTTCATCGAGAAGCGCCTGCAGACCCGCCTGGGCCGTGTCACCAACCGCCACTACTCCGTCGGCACCGGCGTTGGCCAGCCGATGGGCGCCTTCACCGCCGCGGCTGTCGGCAAGATCGGCGCCGTCTCAGCGCTGCCGGTCATCACCTACGACGACCTGGTGGACCTGGAACACAGCGTCGATCCGGCATACCGCCAGCTGGCCAAGTGGATGTTCCACGACGACATGCTCAAGCTGATCCGCAAGGTGAAGGACGACCAGGGCCGGCCGATCTTCGTGCCGGGTTACGAGCAGGGCAATCCGGGCGGTGCGCCGGACCGTGTGCTGAACCGCGATATCCAGATCAACCAGCACGCCCCGGCCCCGGCCGCAGGCGCCACCTCGATCGCGTTCGGCGACTTCAGCTACTACAAGATCCGCGACGTGATGGCCGTGACTCTGTTCCGCTTCAACGACTCGGCCTACGTGAAGAAGGGCCAGGTGGGCTTCATGGCCTGGATGCGCTCCGGCGGCAACCTGGTCGACGTGGGCGGCGCGGTGAAGACCTTCAAGCACGGCGCTGCGGCTTAA
- a CDS encoding head-tail connector protein, with protein MLRTLTPAAEEPVSLSEAKAHLVVIHDADDALIGAFITAARESVERTTGYALAAATYEWTPVGEGRSPLPIEPATLDSEPGAYPVKFTTTPGPLPGPLRAAVLLLLGDLYANREAVVAGSQLAENPTLDRLMFPYRRVLP; from the coding sequence ATGCTGCGCACGTTGACCCCGGCGGCAGAGGAACCCGTGTCGCTGAGCGAAGCGAAGGCGCACCTGGTAGTTATCCACGATGCCGACGACGCGCTGATCGGCGCCTTCATCACCGCCGCGCGTGAGTCGGTGGAGCGCACCACGGGGTATGCGTTGGCAGCAGCGACCTATGAGTGGACCCCGGTCGGCGAGGGCCGCTCTCCGCTGCCGATTGAGCCAGCCACGCTCGACAGCGAGCCGGGCGCCTATCCGGTGAAGTTCACGACGACACCTGGCCCGCTTCCGGGACCGCTGCGCGCGGCCGTGCTGCTGTTGCTGGGTGACCTGTACGCCAACCGCGAGGCGGTCGTGGCTGGCTCGCAGTTGGCCGAGAACCCAACCTTGGACCGGCTGATGTTCCCCTACCGGCGGGTGCTGCCATGA
- a CDS encoding phage head closure protein — protein MRRAGKYRHRIELQDHGPVRDPLGGDVKQWRRWRADVPAEVVPLSGREFTAASAEHGQVTARIEIPYLPGVVPTMRAVFDGQVYAIRAVLPDATARGHITLMVDAGVSDG, from the coding sequence ATGAGGCGGGCAGGCAAATACCGGCATCGGATCGAGCTGCAGGACCACGGCCCGGTGCGTGATCCGCTCGGCGGGGACGTGAAGCAATGGCGTAGATGGCGGGCTGACGTGCCGGCAGAGGTGGTTCCGCTCTCGGGTCGAGAGTTCACCGCGGCCTCGGCCGAGCATGGGCAGGTAACTGCACGCATCGAGATCCCTTACCTGCCCGGGGTAGTGCCAACCATGCGTGCGGTGTTTGACGGGCAGGTGTACGCGATTCGTGCGGTGCTGCCGGATGCGACAGCACGCGGGCATATCACGCTGATGGTCGATGCCGGGGTGTCCGATGGCTGA